TTAACCAAATTCTTTTTGGGAAACATTTAAACTCTTTCAACTGAACGGTACCtagtgtatagtatatagtagCCTATATACTTCTCTCAGTCAGGACTATGCTTattattatgtacaggtatgggatctgttatccacataCCTGAAATCCAGAAAGTTTCATAGTATGAGAGTTCATCCCCTTAGAGTGCATTTCaaccaaataattgttttttacaagtgaattactttttctctgtaataatattttcggcaaatttcattttacacagaataataaatatgccccttaatgtatgtgaTACAAATGATagaaaatccgttatctggaaaacccctggtcttaaattattttcaataatagatgccatacctgtactgtctagAGAAAGAGTAGGGAATGAATATTGCTAGGTAGTGACCCCTGAAATAATTTTAATGAAGTAATATAATCTAGTCCACAAAcattgaggggttatttattttacCCCGAGATGCAAGTGCCAGAGCATGTCTCTTAATAATCCTAATAAACTTGCTTCCTGGGATAAGCTGTGCTCTTCTCCTCATTCTAGATTGAAAATGTTAGGAGGCGCAGCAGAGACCTATCCTTATGGCTGAATAATGTGCAATTTAGGGGTCGGATGGGggaaatgaaaaaacatttctttattaagTGTACTTTAGACAAATCTCCAAACACAATGCAGGTACAGGAGTACAACATATTGTTAGAATACACTTTGCTTAATGTGTTTTGTGTTATGTGGCCATTTTATCAGaatgcctacatgcctccccaCTTCCTCCCACCTGTCACCAATACAGCAATGCCATAGGTCCCTTAAACACAGATGGTTATTTCTGCACCCCCCTTGTAGTTAATCCTTCACGTGTTGCACCGCAGGAACAAACACAGACCATGTATAATGATtgggctttacaaattgaggtgCATATAAGTGCCAAATGAAGGTGGAATACATTAGGTTGCGTTCCACCTGCTCTTGGCATCTTACATGCCTTAATGTTGGATTAACTGCAGTGGGGATGTTCTTGCTATTATTTCAGAGCACTATGTCTAAATAAATGATTGTACAGTGCTGCTGCACAGATAGAAGTGTAAGAAAATATCTAGCCCCTAGGTGGCACTACATGTCCACTATAAGATTCAgaaaagattttgaaaaaaaaagtctagaaagcaaacaacaaatacatGTGCACAGAAAGAAACACGCTAGGTCATTTTCTATActatactgaaaaaaataattggaaataaCATAGTAGTTGAGTCCCTCAAGTTCAAACTGCTTACCTGatacagaagttaaaaaaaaaacaatctcatTTGATTCCTTATACAAGTTGTGTCAGAGTAGGAAagcattccttcctgactccaaggggcaaatttacttacctcacagcgcaacacttcgccagacataGATTCGCcaagacaatgctaattcactaaaatccaaagttgtgtccagcTGACAAAATTGCTgtagcgttactgtgccaagcaaagtgaactcgcgatagcgttgcctaatttgcatacgatgggaagttaaagttgaatggacgtatatgttgcagcaaatacatttcactacacaagcctgggaaaccttaaaggagaaggaagcccTTATGGCGCAAAActccttcccccctccctcctccccctggcctacccccccccgggcaaatgcaccTAACTGGTTAGTCAtccctccatgcaggtcctctcttgccgagttcacggACGCGATCTTCGTCTGATTGCTCTTCTTCCTgtgtttggcggcgcatgcgcagtagaaggcATTTGCCAGTTTgacctactgcgcatgcgccgaaagtcacgaagtttccgcatcgtagtgaatttgcgtagttacgtcctttctCCGGAGCGCAAATTCACCTGTATACCTAGCCtgtatctcctttgctagcgaagttatgccaccgaccgttagtaaatctgcgaagttccgaaatgacgtcacgctggcagattttcgctagcgttagtcacttctcccttcAGTAAGAGTCCATGGATCAAATGTGTTCTAAAGACATACAGATATACATAGATGCTAGCTAGTTCTGTAAGATTTCACTAACCTTGTAACTAGCCATCCAGCCCTTTGTTGAAGCTCTCTAATGTATCTGTCTCTAGGATATAATTCCTAAAAATCTCTGTAAAAATCCCTATTGTGGGGATTTGTAAATTTAcagactacaatttttttttacagacaatcATGGCAGCTCTAGGCACTAATACAAATCCCTGAACCAGTTGTCATCATACACACTTTATTATTCTGTGTTGCTGTGGGATCCATAACCTACCCACGAGAGTAGTTATATGATACTTTCAACCTACACTACTCTGTAAAAAATTTtaatgggctgttcaccttccaacactttttcagttcaattgtttttagatagttcaccagaaataaatactttttgtttactttccattttctatttgtgactatttatctaatattaaagtttcaggtttaattttttcaccttcttgtgtctttctaaGGGCAGAGATAGACCAGAAGATTAGGGGAGagtagtcgcccggcaacaaatcacctcttttttgggcaactaatctcactgaactgcctccccgccagctagaatctaaatcaccggcgggatggcacttggatcacttagttttcctcttgaggcaatgtcgggcgacttcggaaaactaatcactCGGGTTGGGCAGGGGGGGTCACTGATtccgtaaactgttctaaataatacattagttgatatttcttatctttggccctgctgagcagaatccctgagtttcattaaagacagctgttagaattgatacaatagttactaatactccacagatgctgctgagtaaTGTATCagctaatgcagcaaattgtaatagttgaGATAGCTAAACTGTCAGACTGAAACgcaagagacaggaacattaaacgttAAACTTAAATTTTAGAAAAACGATAGGatattaaaaatggaaagcaattgaaacagtcctttctgctgaaaaacaactgaacttaaaacGTGTTTGGCAGGTTAACAACCCTATAATTCAGCACAATGCACATAGTGTAACTTGCTGCTGCCACTAGTACAGGCAGAAGTGCTTGTTGCACCCAGCGCTTGTGTCTGTACCAGTCATAAATTAgtctttatttctttgttttctctTGGAGACGTGTACTTCTTTACTCTGGGCACTGGTTCAAAGAATGTGGATGAATCATTTTCACTATGTATTTACCTCATTTTAAccagctattttttgtttatagCTAGCTGGAGATAGCAGTGTAAAAACCAAAGTGAAACTCCAAGCCTTCATCTACCCTGTGCTGCAGGTGTTAGATTTCAACACTCCCTCTTATCAACAAAACAAGGACATGCCAATTCTTTCTCGCTTCGTCATGATAAAATTTTGGCTCGACTACTTGAATGGAAGCCACAGTTTTGCACATTCAATGCTCATAAACAATCACACATCTCTTGACCTCAGCGAAACTGTAACCTTACGCGAGCTATTGGACTGGAATTCGTTATTACCTCCATCTCTCAAGAAAAATTACAAGCCTGTTTTACAAAGCCGGGGCACCCACAAAATAATCAGTGAGGTGCCTGCATTACTTGACTTGCGTGCATCTCCACTGATAGCCAAGAAGGTATCACTTCAGCTCCTTCCTAAGACTTATATCTTAACCTGTGAGCATGATGTCTTAAGAGATGATGGGACCATGTATGCTAAACGCTTGGAGGAAGCTGGTGTTGATGTTACCCATGACCACTATGAAGATGGATTCCACGGATGTATGCTGTTTGCCACATGGCCTACTTACTTTTCAGTTGGAGCAAGGACAAGAGATGGATATGTAAAGTGGCTCAATGAGAATCTGTAGATAATTTTAAGATACCAGGCTACAGGGTACTTCATGCAAAATATAAAGCATCTGTATATGTTTTTGACTTACTCCCAACATTGCTGGAAACAGTATATGAGAATTCTCATTTTGTTAGGTCACACTGGTTCTCAATACATCAGTCATTATGTCTCTCTCACACAGCTTCTACTCCATTAAACAGTGCAATCAACTATTTCTTCTTTCTGCAGGCACCAGAGGATTATGAAGAATAAATCATACAAATTCCAATACATAATCCAATAGCATCTGCTATTAAGGATATATGTGGTATATAGTGCATCACAAGATACACAGTGTTACTTTCTAGAATTTTCGAGCTTTAtggtttattatttgtcttttattCTGTGAAATTGGGTAAATACTACCTAGGTATTTTATTAAACTAACATAGGAGCTACCTTGCACTAGCCTGCTTTTATACACTACTGTCTTACAGTAGAAGGAAATGAAGCTGGATATGGTTTGTCTTATTCCAGTGATATATATTTAATCTGTTCTTCTATGCAGATCCACTGTCCTACTCTATGCTCTTGCCACTAGGTCAGATTCAGAGAGTTGTTTGTCTAAACAGATATATAGGGTGTAGGTATtgttctagagcagggatccctaactttttttttacccatgagccacattcacatgtaaaaagagctggggagcaatacaagcatgaaaagtggGGTGTACAAaaagcccctatgtggtctggcacatacaagaggctctgttttgcagtatacctgttttttatgtaaccaaaacttgcctccagacATTCAATAATATGTACCTGCTTTGAcaccactgggagtaacatctaAGGgtttggcgagcaacatgttgtttgtgaaccattggttgggaatcactgcactAGAGTAATTCATTCTTTTGCCACTAACTGCCTCAAAAAAACTGCCAGTAGATACTAGTACAGTATAAAAGTGTTCTTTGGCTGCTAGTATAAGAGTAGTAGCAGATTATTATAGTTAATAATGGTTTTGAGCAGTTTCACAGGCTAGTAAGCAAACTATTTTTAATACCCAGAGAAGACATTAGGCCCCTACCTCAATCCGGTGTTTAGCATCAGATGCATTAACTACAAAATTGCTTTTAGCTGAGCCCTACAAAGGTGATGAGGTCAGAAACTACCATTTCTGGACTGTAGCCATCCTTTGGGTTAGGTGGAAGCTTGAACAGGGAATGAACTTAGTTTCTGTTACatgtttgatacattttttactgtATGTAGGATAACATTTTTGATGTTATGTCAGGTAAATTCTATAGCAGATACATAGGATCAACAGGAAGGTACAATTCCTGGTATGCACtatctttgttttccgaaatcaGCTTTATAGCTAGATTAGCCAACAGTTTAAACTATAGTAGCAAAATAGTGAAAGGGAAACAGTCTTATAAGATGTCAGTCTTATTTCCAAACATTTCATGTTTTAGGATAATTGCCACCAGTATAGCATATCACAATCTTCCATTCCCCAAAGACACACGCTCATGCATAGACAATCAGAATTAATTCCCTTTAGAAAGAAGTCCGTGCTCTAAATGCACAAGACTTGTTTGTGTAGACAATTTAGAGTATCTTCTAGAGTGCTCCACAGGCCTATGGCACATGTGTTTTACATTGCCACAAAAGCCCCTGATAACAGCCCATTTGTGCGAAAGATAAATGTGCAGCCTGGCAGACATGGCTGCCCTTAGGTGGGGATACCTGAATAGGAAGCATCTGTCAGCAGGCACATGCATATTGATGACCAAAACGTCCCCATAGAATACAGGCCTCAGTACAAAAACAAGCTTTAATTTGAGTGTATCAGAGCTTTATGTTATTTCTCTATGTCTGCGTTACCGGAAGTTTTACTTACGTTTATGtttaatttgtgtaatatttGTTAGTGTTTCTACTACTGATTTTATGCCACATTTCTAAGGAAATTGCTTTGTTTAAGAGACATAATGGCAGGAATAGCATCGGATTGGTTCCTCTAATGACAATAGACAATAGTTTATTGGGCACCGTGAGCTTAGCAAAAGAAGTAGTTTGGAATAATGCCTAATGTTTTGCCACTGcaccttatagtgtgacattagCCTCTATCTTGCAGGGCTGTTGGAAATGTAGTCCATACACTGGTAAGGCTGTGCCTTCATAGCACAAATTTATAAATGTGGTGCCCCATTGGTTTCTTGTATTAATGGCCACCTCACTTAGCAACTATAGCCTGTGTACTCTGATAATAGCCCTCAGTGCACGGTGACCTCCATGTTTTAACCTCCTGTCCAAATCAGAACACCCATGTCATATAATGATTAATATGGCGGTCTTGAATTCATTTTATTTGGATTGTCTATATTGTTTGCCAAATTATTTTCAAAGAAAGCCTGCAACTCGGCAGCTGCATTACACAACTGCATAAAATCAACTacatagtacatgtatgggatctgttatccagaaagctcagaattacgaaaagGTCATCTGCtaaatactccattttatccaaataaccaacagtacattgtatacctttttatacaggtgtgggatgcattatctggaagcctgttatccagaaaactccaaattacagaaaggctgtccccattttatccaaataatccagattattaaaaaaaaaatgatttcctttttctctgtaataataaaacagagccttgtacttgatccaaactaaaatataattaatccttattggaagcaaaaccagccaattgggtttattttatgattttctagtagatttaaggtatgaagatccaaattacggaaagatctgttatccagaaacctccggtgcagagcattctggataaagtcCCATACCTTTAGACTAGTCAACGATGAAGACATGCCAGATGGGTATGGTTATTGCAGTTTTGTTTTGTTACATTCATAGTAAATGTAGATTTCAAGACACTGAATTACATATTAGCATCGCAATGCTTTAGTTCAGTTGATCAGCATTTGTTaggaacaaaaagcaaaaaagacaGTAGGCAGTGGGAAGTATCTGGGATATATTGTCCTGATATGTTTCCATTGCTTATGCTGTGTCTAGTGACTTGAACCTGTATGTCTGACTTAAATAAGCAAGAACCTGTTCTTTGAAGTATTAAAGATATGTGTATAGATGTTTCTGACTCATGGGTAATGTTCCCTTCTGCTGTTTATTTAAGGTTAGCCCTGACTCTACTTCCAGATTTGAGACCCTTATTGATCACAACCCTTTCAAGTTTATTTCTCTTTAAATGCCTATTGTATGTAACGGACTGGCTAGCTAGCAGTGGCATGTCTCATTCATTTAACTATGGACATGCCTCCAGTGATTGCTTATTACTGTATAAACTATGcttagttaaagtggacctgtcacccagacaaaaaaagctgtataatgaaagtcctttgtaattgaaacatgaaatccaataattttttttttaaacatccataccttttataaactcatttaaaagtctcagctgtcaatcatatattgcctgcccctcctctatgccatagaGTCACTCACTTTCAGTTTTCCTTCaatacttcctagatgtcactgctctccttccATTCCCCTTCCCTTCTCACACTATATAATTGTGTAGAGTATGCATGGGCATAAAGTCACCCATTCTGGCACattcacaagattttggggtgatacacaacttgccttGTCcccaaaatggcacctgcctgcttacgatgattttgaattccaagactgaaggaaagaaaatgtaaacaataaatatagtaaagaaaatagaaaaatagaaaataatttggaataatttcttagggtgacaggtccccttttatgGTCCCTGCCCTTTGAAAACACACAGTAatgattctttcatatgccagcAGTGCTATCTTTTGGATACATTTCCCAGGTATCCTAAGATAACCCCCAAAGCAGTATTGTAGCTTACATGGTGACTAAACATTAGtcacatatttattttctttcggGCGTTAAAGGGTTAATCTGCTTTTGTACTGTTATGGAAATGATAAGGCACATTACATTGATTACCTCTTACTAAATGTATCAACGATtatattatgattatattatGATCTTGTCTTGTCAACAGTAATTCTTCTATAAAAAgattcttttattcttttgtgtGTACCTTTCtgaaatatcaataaaataataaatgataatgaaaGGCTGTCTAAAGTTGCAATATTACCTGGCAGTAAAGGGAAGAAAACATAGTTCAGCTAGATTTAAAGGGGAGCTACTGTGCTGActgtttgtaaatatgttttcatcaattaaaaattagATTCTCAAATTCTGTGATCACATATTAGGTATAATTATCAAAAGATGAAAGAGGGCCCACCACAGATGACCAGAGGGAAATTCTGCTGCTCTGTATTCACTTGTATGGGGTTGTTAGTGGCATCGCTATATCTCATTTTGATCCTTTGATAAAAATGTTGCAGAAGCCCCTATACAAGTAAATAGAAAGTGGCAGAATTCCTCTGTGGCAGGCTTTATTACACCTTTTAATAAATACCTCccggttatacaggtatgggatgcattatccggaaaccgttatccagaaagttccaaattacagaaaggtctcctatagactccaataaaattaaatcattcacatttttaaaaattatttcctttttctctataataatgaaacagtaccttgtacttgatctcaactaagatataagtaatcctttttggaggaaACACAATCCTActggctttatttaggggctgattcattaagggtcgaatatcgagggttaattaaccctcgatattcgactaggaattaaattccttcgacttcgaatatcgaagtcgaaggatttagcgcaaatgctacgatcgtacgatcgaaggattattccttcgatctaacgattaaatccttcgaatcgaacgattcgaaggatttaaatccaacgatcgaaggaatatccttcgatcaaaaaaaattaggcaagcctatggggaccttccccataggctaacattgacttcggtagcttttagctgccgaagtagggggtcgaagtttttttttaaagagacagtacctcgactatcgaatggtcgaatagtcgaacgatttttagttcgaatccttcgattcgaagtcgtagtcgaaggccgaagtagcctattcgatggtcgaagtagcccaaaaaatacttagaaattcgaagtttttttacttcgaatccttcactcgaatttagtgaatcggcccccaaatgtttaaattattttttagtagacatgtaGGGAGATCcatataacagaaagatcccttatcccgaaaaccccaggtcctgcggaTTCTGGCTAACCGGTCCAATTCCTAAgtgcaaggtgctgttttatttcaGAGAACAAGAAAgtcatttaaaattgttttaattatttgattataatggagtttatggtagatggccttcctgtaatggcACATAACGGGTTTTTGGttaacgaatcctatacctgtacctaagCAGTTCCAAAGCCAGGCTGTACATGTGAGTGGATTCTCAAGGATAGCAGCCTTCCATCAGCAGAGCAGTATAGACCATTTAAGTGCCAAATTCCCATAGAATCACCCCTTTAGGCACTATCAATATCAAGTCACATATTCTGTTGAGGTCACTCTGTAGTGAGCCTGACTTATTGTGTTCTGTTCTGGTCCCTTCTAACTTGTTCGAATATGACatcctgaggccaaaggcagctgctacaggcagaagattgagctgtGACCAGGGACCTTAGCACTTGTTCTAAATTTAGGGAGCCATACGTGACATTATGTTTAAGGAGTATTATGAGGAAATGGGATCCAATTTTTGTACTCCGAAAAGACTGCCTTAGAATATCCTTCCCTAGAAATTCTGCAGCAAATAACTGGCAATAGCACTCATATGTAATGCCATACTAATGCTATAGTAATGCCATTTAGTAAACTTTATATcaacacatttttgttatttccaGGCTATTGGAATTAAGTTATTGTCTTGTACAGAGACATAGGTACACactcctgaaaaaaataaaaatggtgcagAAATGCCAAAAACAAAATTATAGTAACAATAATAAGTCAAGGTAGGAGGAAGAAAActgatttcagaatagtcagataacaggcagaggtcgggatcacagaagtcagcaaagtcaggcagggttaaaacaggaatcagaatatacatagaacgcacccaggaacacagaaATGGAACCTAACAACGACAAAGAATACAGGgcaaaggtccctttaaataatattcaaatttccattgcacgctgacgtaaTATGCCAGCGTCTATGTGCACATAAAtccgcggcgggcgtccccactgccccactggaccaccagggtgagttttcatCATAGTCAACTAATCTGAAGAACTTTGGTTATCAGAGGATTTATAAAAGGCATGACTGAATGATAGTGGATTTGACTGCAGATTTATATCAGCATACTGCTCAGTGCTTTAAGAATATGTGCTTCAATCAGTGCTTTAAACCCTAGTTGGTGATTTTCAGCCCCTACCTATGGTATGCCATGGAAATGGGAATTTTAGAAGTGTCTATTCCTATAGTCTATTCCTATAGTTTCTTCTACTTTGCCTACAAATAAGGGGGTCTTTCTTCAACTAAAATGCTTTTTggtgatttgcagtgtgttgttttATATTACTGTTGGGTTGCCCTGAGCTATTATCATGAAGGCAATGCCATTTGGACCACAACAGTATGTGCTTAAAGCAATGTCACTGGGCCTATTATTAAGGTTTATATGTAATATCGCATGACTTGTCTATAGGGGTAAAGATGAATATAATGAACAAGTCAGTATTAGTTGAGTGGTAGTGAATTTGGCAACTTATTACTAATGGGTTatcaaattacactttttttctggTTCTGGATGGAAGGTTCTGGATGTGATTGTGAGGAAGAGATTGATCTTGTGATACATTTTGGAAGTGTCATTGTCACATTCATGATGGAATATAGGAAGATCTTGGGTCAGCTGAGCCACAGAAAGGTATGAGGTAGATAAGGCTTCTGTGAGTTTTAATACAGATGTGGCTGTGGAATGTATATTTTAGTTCTAATAACTTAACAAGGAGAACcagagaagatggagacagtggctGCAAAGACCCTACACGCACGTTAATTTTACAAGCATAATCAACAATACCTGTAATATTATGTATAGTGATCCTAATATACTGTAGGACAAAGGCAGCTGGAAGGCACCTTACACAGAAGCTGTAACACAACACCCAAAGTATAATATGtactatatattattacagatgcaccgaatccaggattcggttcgggattcggccaggattcagccttttttagcaggattcggccaaatccttttgcccagccggaccgaatccgaatcctaatttgcatatgaaaattaggtgcggggagggaaatagcatgactttttgtcacaaaataaggaagtagaattgttttccccttcccacatatgcatatgcaaattaggattcggttcagtattctgccgaacctttcgcgaaggatttgggggttgggccaaatccaaaatagtggattcagtacatccttaTATATTATACTTTGGGTGTTGTGTAACAGCGTCTGTATAAGGTGACCTCCAATTGCCTTTGtgatatatttattgtatgtatatacagtatgtaggtaAAAGAGGATATACTAATCTAAATCTGATTTAGCTACAGTTTAACTAGAGATAAGGCAGCAGTGCAGTTTGCACATCACACACCAGGGTCCAAAGGTAGCTACAAATCTGTATGAAAACTTTATAGTGACAATTTACTGTAGTGCTGCtgtggcagtttcagtggagAGGTTCCACCTTACCTTACAGTGGTACAGTGCAACTGCTCCCTCACATTGTTCCTATGTTACATGATGGATTGTTAAACTGATGAAGTGAAGaagaaaactgtaaataaatatatgagtttagttgtcaaaaaaaaaaagtcctagcaaactagaatccactcttggaccttatttatcggcacaaacataaaaaaatcgaGAGAAATTCCGAATCATATTATTTATTCCAAATataatagggacctctcccattgacttatatacaacctcgacaggtctgagatgccggattttcaaaactttttccatcctctgggtttaataaatctctaaaaatgtaaattattttccactaaaaattc
The genomic region above belongs to Xenopus laevis strain J_2021 chromosome 5L, Xenopus_laevis_v10.1, whole genome shotgun sequence and contains:
- the nceh1.L gene encoding neutral cholesterol ester hydrolase 1, coding for MRAAPAVLTALTALSAYYVYSPLPSTMSEPWKLMLLDATFRCAQDLSNLVHYFGLSHHLRVLNFVSNYFDKLDPVSSEHLKVTDTVFDGVEVRIFEPTKGFNKKLKKAIVYIHGGGWALGSARTRSYDSLCRKISEDVNAVVVSVEYRLVPDVHFPEQLNDAFAAAKYFLRPEVLAEYSVDPSRIAVSGDSAGGNLAAAVCQQLAGDSSVKTKVKLQAFIYPVLQVLDFNTPSYQQNKDMPILSRFVMIKFWLDYLNGSHSFAHSMLINNHTSLDLSETVTLRELLDWNSLLPPSLKKNYKPVLQSRGTHKIISEVPALLDLRASPLIAKKVSLQLLPKTYILTCEHDVLRDDGTMYAKRLEEAGVDVTHDHYEDGFHGCMLFATWPTYFSVGARTRDGYVKWLNENL